In Stenotrophomonas sp. ASS1, the following proteins share a genomic window:
- a CDS encoding GNAT family N-acetyltransferase, whose product MEMTSRASSTALEPAALLEGFLAHPPLGFEAGRLPSGLPTFRAPLDLTTTMDDDLRGKLLGLPLSRLWRPWITWKTRFVGATSTEYTPLPAHVAPEALAEDVTRHAIGDTRLLVVKDLAIDSPLLDDAANAHSGAFLQALLARGFVELEGMPLAWVAIDFDSIDGYLGRLSSSRRKNIRRKLRSRDDLQIDCIATGDPALADPQLQAELYALYLGVYAQSAVHFDQLDLPYFQHLLADSQGQGRMFLYRHQGQLIGWNLCYVHAGKLVDKYIGLAYPQSREHNLYAVSWMHNLEYALQHSLSHYVAGWTDSRIKAELGASFTSTRHAIHARSPLLRAALRRLAPYLQGEPDGGG is encoded by the coding sequence ATGGAAATGACGTCACGCGCATCCAGCACCGCGCTGGAACCGGCCGCGCTGCTGGAGGGCTTCCTGGCCCACCCGCCGCTCGGATTCGAGGCGGGCCGCCTTCCGAGCGGCCTGCCGACCTTCCGTGCGCCGCTGGACCTGACCACCACGATGGACGACGACCTGCGCGGCAAGCTGCTTGGCCTGCCGCTGTCGCGCCTGTGGCGGCCATGGATCACCTGGAAAACCCGCTTCGTCGGTGCCACCAGCACCGAGTACACCCCGCTGCCCGCGCACGTCGCACCAGAAGCATTGGCCGAGGACGTGACGCGTCACGCGATCGGCGATACCCGCCTGCTGGTGGTCAAGGACCTGGCGATCGATTCGCCGCTGCTGGACGACGCGGCCAACGCACACAGCGGTGCCTTCCTGCAGGCATTGCTGGCACGCGGCTTCGTCGAACTGGAAGGCATGCCGCTGGCCTGGGTGGCGATCGATTTCGATTCGATCGATGGCTATCTCGGCCGCCTGTCGTCTTCGCGCCGCAAGAACATCCGGCGCAAGCTGCGCTCGCGCGACGACCTGCAGATCGACTGCATCGCCACCGGCGATCCGGCCCTGGCCGACCCGCAGCTCCAGGCCGAACTGTATGCCTTGTACCTGGGCGTGTACGCGCAGAGCGCGGTGCATTTCGACCAGCTCGACCTGCCCTACTTCCAGCATCTTCTGGCCGACAGCCAGGGCCAGGGACGGATGTTCCTGTACCGCCACCAGGGCCAGCTGATCGGCTGGAACCTGTGTTACGTGCATGCGGGCAAGCTGGTGGACAAGTACATCGGCCTGGCCTATCCGCAGTCCCGCGAGCACAACCTGTACGCGGTGAGCTGGATGCACAACCTCGAATACGCGCTGCAGCACAGCCTGAGCCACTACGTGGCCGGCTGGACCGATTCGCGGATCAAGGCCGAACTGGGTGCCAGCTTCACCTCCACCCGGCATGCGATCCACGCCCGTTCCCCGCTGCT
- a CDS encoding DegT/DnrJ/EryC1/StrS family aminotransferase has translation MSLFARELPPTAGLPMQASDFLPGGGDLRDILASQLGTPPLQLTCSGTHALLIALRTLRKRAPKRDTVIMPAYTCPLVPIAVHSLGLRVQLCDTRRGHFDFDPGQLKRLADARTLAILPTHLGGRIADVELACEVARNAGAWVIEDAAQALGARVGNSSVGLRGDIGFFSLAAGKGLSLHEGGLLVSRDDELRAALAEHAVQHVRSSLRWELLRSVQLLGLAACYRPSLLSLVYGNPLRNALQRGDLEDAVGDIFPLDIPQHRVSQWRQNIGAHAARRLPAFLQAGRLRALQLRVQLAQLPAVEVVDGLAGSGGTWPLLMLLLPSQRARDAVLKDLWPRGLGASRMFIHALPGYAYLRGIVPQDDMPNARDFAARMLTLGNSAWQTREETAEILRALARA, from the coding sequence ATGAGCCTGTTCGCGCGCGAACTGCCACCAACCGCCGGCCTGCCGATGCAGGCCAGCGATTTCCTTCCCGGTGGCGGCGACCTGCGTGACATCCTGGCCAGCCAGCTCGGCACACCGCCGCTGCAGCTGACCTGTTCCGGCACGCACGCGCTGCTGATCGCCCTGCGCACGCTGCGCAAGCGTGCGCCAAAGCGCGACACCGTGATCATGCCGGCCTATACCTGCCCGCTGGTGCCGATCGCGGTGCACAGCCTGGGCCTGCGCGTGCAGTTGTGCGATACCCGGCGCGGTCATTTCGACTTCGACCCCGGCCAGCTCAAGCGGCTGGCCGATGCGCGCACGCTGGCGATCCTGCCCACCCACCTGGGCGGGCGCATTGCCGACGTCGAGCTGGCCTGCGAAGTCGCCCGCAACGCCGGCGCCTGGGTGATCGAAGATGCCGCGCAGGCACTCGGCGCACGGGTCGGCAACAGCAGTGTCGGCCTGCGCGGCGATATCGGATTCTTCAGCCTGGCCGCCGGCAAGGGCCTGAGCCTGCATGAAGGCGGCCTGCTGGTCAGCCGCGATGACGAACTGCGTGCTGCGCTGGCCGAACATGCCGTCCAGCACGTTCGCTCCAGCCTGCGCTGGGAGCTGCTGCGCAGCGTGCAGTTGCTGGGCCTTGCTGCCTGCTATCGCCCTTCGCTGCTGTCACTGGTGTATGGCAATCCACTGCGCAATGCGCTTCAGCGTGGCGATCTGGAAGATGCGGTCGGTGACATTTTCCCGCTGGATATCCCGCAGCACCGGGTCAGCCAGTGGCGGCAGAACATCGGCGCGCATGCCGCGCGGCGCTTGCCGGCATTCCTTCAGGCCGGTCGGCTGCGTGCGTTGCAGCTGCGGGTGCAGCTGGCACAGCTGCCCGCCGTTGAGGTGGTCGATGGGCTGGCCGGTAGCGGTGGCACCTGGCCACTGTTGATGCTGCTGCTGCCCAGCCAACGCGCCCGCGATGCGGTACTGAAGGACTTGTGGCCACGCGGGCTTGGCGCCAGCCGCATGTTCATCCATGCCCTGCCCGGCTATGCCTACCTGCGCGGCATCGTGCCGCAGGACGACATGCCCAACGCACGCGACTTCGCCGCACGCATGCTGACCCTCGGCAACAGCGCCTGGCAGACCCGTGAAGAGACCGCCGAAATACTGCGGGCACTGGCCCGCGCGTGA
- a CDS encoding MtnX-like HAD-IB family phosphatase, with protein sequence MHWSILCDFDGTISLEDVIDSLLEKYGQPGWQELEDQWKAGKIGSRECMQGQVRLLKLDPATLDAHLDQVQIDPGFAAFVSRAEQLGVPLRIVSDGLDHAIHRILANHGLSRLPVVANHLRWCDDHWELESPYQAEGCRSGTCKCTCAAQARANEAPRVLMIGDGSSDFCVSEDADFVFAKRRLITHCTHAGIEHAAIDTFHDAIALLPRLLDGSLLQPRRIDASPQPAVLPLLLATA encoded by the coding sequence ATGCACTGGAGCATCCTGTGTGACTTCGACGGCACCATCAGCCTCGAAGATGTCATCGACTCGCTGCTGGAGAAATACGGCCAGCCGGGCTGGCAGGAACTGGAAGACCAGTGGAAAGCGGGAAAGATCGGCTCGCGCGAATGCATGCAGGGCCAGGTCAGGCTGCTGAAGCTGGACCCGGCCACGCTCGACGCCCACCTGGACCAGGTGCAGATCGATCCGGGCTTTGCCGCCTTTGTCAGCCGTGCCGAACAGCTGGGCGTGCCGCTGCGCATCGTCAGCGACGGCCTGGACCATGCGATCCACCGCATCCTCGCCAACCACGGCCTGTCGCGACTGCCGGTGGTGGCCAACCACCTGCGCTGGTGCGATGACCACTGGGAACTGGAATCGCCCTACCAGGCCGAAGGCTGCCGCAGCGGCACCTGCAAGTGCACCTGCGCTGCGCAGGCGCGCGCCAACGAAGCACCGCGTGTGCTGATGATCGGCGATGGCAGTTCGGATTTCTGCGTCTCCGAAGATGCCGACTTCGTGTTCGCCAAGCGTCGCCTGATCACCCATTGCACCCATGCCGGCATCGAGCATGCCGCCATCGATACCTTCCACGATGCAATCGCACTGCTGCCGCGCTTGCTCGATGGCAGCCTGCTGCAGCCACGTCGTATCGACGCCAGCCCGCAGCCCGCCGTACTGCCCCTGCTGCTGGCCACCGCCTGA
- a CDS encoding aminotransferase class III-fold pyridoxal phosphate-dependent enzyme, with translation MNIFDKNADAAASDAQLLADEARYSSFGDTVHYVDPPKIFQRGEGSYMFDGAGVPYLDLQMWYSACNFGYSNKRLNDALKDQIDTLPQVASQYLHPTRVQLAKTIAVDMHEKFGLDGRVHFNVGGAQAIEDSLKIVRNARGGKSLMFAFEGGYHGRTLGASSITSSYRYRRRYGHFGERAMFIPFPYPFRRPKGMTPEEYSDHCVWQFERLFESEYNGVWDPKVGQAEYAAFYVEPIQGTGGYVIPPRNFFTGLKRVLDKYGILMVVDEIQMGFWRTGKLWAIEHFGVTPDVLVFGKALTNGLNPLSGLWAREELINPTVFPPGSTHSTFNSNPLGTRLGLEVLKLGKEMDYERTVPEKGAYFLDGLRGLQKRHPEIGDVDGLGLALRAEICQTDGYTPNKELLDRMVDIGLAGDLLHDGKRMGLVLDVGGWYKNVITFAPSLDISYEEIDLAITLLDQALTKAKG, from the coding sequence ATGAACATTTTTGACAAGAACGCCGACGCCGCTGCCTCCGACGCGCAGCTGCTGGCCGACGAAGCCCGTTACAGCTCCTTCGGCGATACCGTCCACTACGTCGACCCGCCGAAGATCTTCCAGCGCGGCGAAGGCAGCTACATGTTCGACGGTGCGGGCGTGCCCTACCTCGACCTGCAGATGTGGTACTCGGCCTGCAACTTCGGCTACAGCAACAAGCGTCTGAACGATGCGCTGAAGGACCAGATCGACACCCTGCCGCAGGTCGCCAGCCAGTACCTGCACCCGACCCGCGTGCAGCTGGCCAAGACCATTGCCGTGGACATGCACGAGAAGTTCGGCCTCGACGGCCGCGTGCATTTCAACGTCGGCGGCGCGCAGGCCATTGAAGACTCGCTGAAGATCGTGCGCAACGCGCGTGGCGGCAAGAGCCTGATGTTCGCCTTCGAGGGTGGTTACCACGGCCGTACCCTGGGTGCGTCGTCGATCACCTCCAGCTACCGCTACCGCCGCCGCTACGGCCACTTCGGCGAGCGCGCGATGTTCATCCCGTTCCCGTACCCGTTCCGTCGCCCGAAGGGCATGACCCCGGAAGAGTATTCCGACCACTGCGTGTGGCAGTTCGAGCGCCTGTTCGAAAGCGAATACAACGGCGTGTGGGATCCCAAGGTCGGTCAGGCGGAGTACGCCGCATTCTATGTCGAACCGATCCAGGGCACCGGCGGCTACGTCATCCCGCCGCGCAACTTCTTCACCGGCCTCAAGCGCGTGCTGGACAAGTACGGCATCCTGATGGTCGTCGATGAAATCCAGATGGGCTTCTGGCGCACCGGCAAGCTGTGGGCGATCGAGCACTTCGGCGTGACCCCGGACGTGCTGGTGTTCGGCAAGGCGCTGACCAACGGCCTGAACCCGCTGTCGGGCCTGTGGGCGCGCGAAGAGCTGATCAACCCGACCGTGTTCCCGCCGGGCTCCACCCACTCCACCTTCAACTCCAACCCGCTGGGCACCCGCCTGGGCCTGGAAGTGCTGAAGCTGGGCAAGGAAATGGATTACGAGCGCACCGTGCCGGAAAAGGGCGCGTACTTCCTCGATGGCCTGCGTGGCCTGCAGAAGCGCCACCCGGAAATCGGCGACGTCGACGGCCTGGGCCTGGCCCTGCGCGCGGAAATCTGCCAGACCGACGGCTACACGCCGAACAAGGAACTGCTGGACCGCATGGTCGACATCGGCCTGGCCGGCGACCTGCTGCACGACGGCAAGCGCATGGGCCTCGTGCTCGACGTGGGTGGCTGGTACAAGAACGTGATCACCTTCGCGCCGTCGCTGGACATCAGCTACGAAGAGATCGACCTGGCGATCACCCTGCTTGACCAGGCGCTGACCAAGGCCAAGGGCTGA
- a CDS encoding alpha/beta fold hydrolase has protein sequence MTESHDFFLPGGPQGVLLVHGLTGTPAEMRMLGKGLNNAGFTVHGVQLPGHCGSVDDLLATTWEQWYQGVEDAAATLRGKVDQLFVGGLSMGAVLSLALAARRPEWVSGVGVYGATFRYDGWNIPAVARFSFLLPWFKRFNIGRDRMFMEEPPYGLRDERLRAQVSAAMLSGDSAAAGLPGNPWHALAEMRALSNWTRRHLHQVTAPCLVMHAREDDVASMGNAELVMSRVSGPKELVVLEDSYHMITIDRERRDVIRRSARFFTEIGERTGVLKAVA, from the coding sequence GTGACCGAATCGCACGACTTCTTCCTCCCCGGTGGCCCACAGGGCGTGCTGCTGGTCCATGGCCTGACCGGCACCCCGGCGGAAATGCGCATGCTGGGCAAAGGGCTGAACAACGCCGGTTTCACCGTGCACGGCGTGCAGCTGCCCGGCCATTGCGGCAGCGTGGATGACCTGCTGGCGACCACCTGGGAACAGTGGTACCAGGGCGTGGAAGATGCGGCGGCAACCCTGCGCGGCAAGGTCGACCAGCTGTTCGTCGGCGGCCTGTCGATGGGCGCGGTGCTGTCGCTGGCACTGGCTGCACGTCGCCCCGAGTGGGTGTCCGGGGTCGGCGTGTACGGCGCCACCTTCCGCTATGACGGCTGGAACATCCCCGCCGTGGCCCGCTTCTCGTTCCTGCTGCCGTGGTTCAAGCGCTTCAACATCGGCCGCGACCGCATGTTCATGGAAGAACCGCCGTACGGCCTGCGTGACGAGCGCCTGCGTGCACAGGTCAGTGCCGCCATGCTGTCCGGCGACAGCGCCGCCGCCGGCCTGCCGGGCAACCCCTGGCACGCCCTGGCCGAAATGCGCGCGCTGAGCAACTGGACCCGCCGCCACCTGCACCAGGTCACCGCGCCGTGCCTGGTGATGCACGCCCGCGAGGACGACGTGGCCAGCATGGGCAACGCCGAGCTGGTGATGTCGCGGGTCAGCGGCCCGAAGGAACTGGTGGTGCTGGAAGACAGTTACCACATGATCACCATCGACCGCGAACGCCGCGATGTGATCCGCCGCAGCGCGCGCTTCTTCACCGAAATCGGTGAACGCACTGGCGTGCTCAAGGCGGTGGCCTGA
- a CDS encoding DMT family transporter produces the protein MRRLYVIGFPLLMAFDTLAQLCFKYAGDAALPVEANTAWLLRVLSQPWVYGAILGYVGAFFTWMSLLRHAPIGPAFAVSHLEVISVLLLSAWLLNEPLTLHHLLGAVLIVAGIVCLGRAEADDPHSPAETTT, from the coding sequence ATGAGGCGCCTGTATGTGATCGGCTTCCCGCTGCTGATGGCGTTCGACACGCTGGCCCAGCTCTGCTTCAAGTACGCCGGTGACGCCGCGTTGCCGGTCGAGGCCAACACCGCCTGGCTGCTGCGCGTGCTGTCGCAGCCGTGGGTTTACGGCGCCATCCTCGGCTACGTGGGTGCATTCTTCACCTGGATGAGCCTGCTGCGCCATGCGCCGATCGGTCCCGCCTTTGCTGTCTCGCATCTGGAAGTGATCAGCGTGCTGCTGCTGTCGGCGTGGCTGTTGAACGAGCCGCTGACCCTGCACCATCTGCTCGGTGCGGTACTGATCGTGGCCGGCATCGTCTGCCTCGGCCGCGCCGAGGCGGACGACCCACACAGCCCTGCCGAAACCACGACGTGA
- a CDS encoding EamA family transporter, which produces MGALATLLWLANVVLDTGGQLAFKAAASDPQEGEGLQRWKHMLSRPWLWIGIACYVLEFVAWIAFLSLVPLSKGVLLGSINIVALMIAGRFLFREKLTPLRVTGMLLVTAGVAVVGAGS; this is translated from the coding sequence ATGGGGGCACTTGCCACGCTGCTGTGGCTGGCCAATGTCGTGCTCGATACCGGTGGCCAGCTCGCCTTCAAGGCCGCCGCCAGCGACCCGCAGGAGGGCGAAGGACTGCAGCGCTGGAAACACATGCTCAGCCGTCCCTGGCTGTGGATCGGCATCGCCTGCTACGTGCTTGAGTTCGTCGCCTGGATCGCGTTCCTGTCGCTGGTGCCGCTGTCCAAGGGCGTGCTGCTGGGCTCGATCAACATCGTCGCGCTGATGATCGCCGGCCGTTTCCTGTTCCGCGAGAAACTCACGCCGCTGCGGGTGACCGGCATGCTGCTGGTCACCGCCGGCGTAGCCGTAGTGGGGGCCGGCTCATGA
- a CDS encoding sensor histidine kinase — MISGPPSLRRRLLAFLALPMLGLLTFNTILAYYVALDYSNRIHDRNLIDDTHSFAQMLSTMPVTSDLSPQARFLIEYDPDGHRYFNVDSSRMGTLSGNADFSPYAPSQDCTGVHPALYDGNLNGQQVRMATVCTQAMNDPQDQLAVTVAESMADRRQRAREILMIIIPLMTMLALGTAALVWFGVTYGLRILTPLRTRLAQRRGELAPISDADVPEEIQPLISTIDDLFARQAEMITLQNRFIADAAHQLRSPLAGMALHVDQALAHGDPDTVREALQHIRRLNQRTARVSTQLLALSRAQTVPDTVEALDLCELVPQWVGMRVPEAIRDGIDLGYRGSPHPLRVLGNGAMLQEALDNLIDNALRYAGRNATVTVGVHALDDNDVELYVEDNGPGVPDDVMPRLGERFFRAPGTAASGTGLGLAIAHEAVEHFGGRLSFLNRPGGGLKVAITLPLLKAP; from the coding sequence GTGATCAGTGGCCCGCCCAGCCTGCGCCGGCGCCTGCTCGCCTTTCTGGCGTTGCCGATGCTGGGCCTGCTCACCTTCAACACGATCCTGGCCTACTACGTTGCGCTGGACTATTCCAACCGCATCCACGACCGCAACCTGATCGACGACACGCATTCGTTCGCGCAGATGCTGAGCACCATGCCGGTGACCAGCGACCTGTCTCCGCAGGCGCGCTTCCTGATCGAGTACGACCCCGACGGCCATCGCTACTTCAACGTCGACAGCAGCCGCATGGGTACGCTCAGCGGCAATGCAGACTTCAGCCCGTACGCCCCTTCGCAGGACTGCACCGGTGTGCATCCGGCGCTGTACGACGGCAACCTCAATGGCCAGCAGGTGCGCATGGCCACCGTCTGCACGCAGGCGATGAACGATCCGCAGGACCAGCTGGCGGTGACCGTGGCCGAGAGCATGGCTGACCGCCGGCAGCGTGCGCGCGAGATCCTGATGATCATCATCCCGCTGATGACCATGCTGGCGCTGGGTACCGCAGCGCTGGTCTGGTTCGGCGTGACCTATGGCCTGCGCATCCTGACCCCGCTGAGGACCCGCCTGGCCCAGCGCCGCGGCGAACTGGCGCCGATCTCCGATGCCGACGTGCCCGAGGAGATCCAGCCACTGATCAGCACCATCGATGATCTGTTTGCCCGCCAGGCGGAAATGATCACCCTGCAGAACCGTTTCATCGCCGATGCCGCGCACCAGCTGCGTTCGCCGCTGGCGGGCATGGCCCTGCACGTGGACCAGGCGCTGGCACATGGCGACCCCGATACAGTGCGCGAGGCGCTGCAGCACATCCGCCGGCTCAACCAGCGCACCGCCCGGGTCAGCACCCAGCTGCTGGCACTGAGCCGGGCGCAGACCGTGCCCGATACCGTGGAGGCACTGGACCTGTGCGAGCTGGTACCGCAGTGGGTCGGCATGCGCGTACCGGAGGCGATCCGCGATGGCATCGATCTGGGCTACCGCGGCAGTCCCCATCCGCTGCGTGTACTGGGCAACGGCGCCATGCTGCAGGAAGCGCTGGACAACCTGATCGACAACGCCCTGCGTTATGCCGGCCGCAATGCAACCGTCACGGTGGGCGTGCACGCGCTGGACGACAATGATGTCGAACTGTATGTGGAAGACAATGGCCCTGGCGTGCCCGACGACGTGATGCCACGGCTGGGCGAGCGCTTCTTCCGGGCGCCGGGCACCGCTGCCAGCGGCACCGGCCTCGGCCTGGCCATCGCGCACGAGGCGGTGGAGCACTTCGGCGGCCGCCTGAGCTTCCTGAACCGCCCAGGTGGCGGACTGAAGGTCGCCATCACGCTGCCGCTGCTGAAGGCGCCCTGA
- a CDS encoding response regulator: MRVLIAEDDPDIASGLCASLRRQGHVVDHVDNGAHADAALGSTQYALLVLDLGLPQLDGRDVLQRLRQRGDGLAVLVVTARDGLAERVRVLDLGADDYLVKPFALDEFEARVRAQLRRVTSNGNPDLRIGRLRLDLAGHRVWIDDQSLELTAREFGLLSALAVRAERIVSRAQLVEALCDWGQDLTDNGLDIALHRLRRKLQPGGMGIRTVRGLGYMLEDAQDESTP, encoded by the coding sequence ATGCGCGTTCTGATTGCTGAAGACGACCCGGATATCGCCTCCGGCCTGTGCGCCTCGCTGCGCCGGCAGGGGCACGTGGTTGACCACGTCGACAACGGCGCGCACGCCGACGCGGCACTGGGCTCGACCCAGTACGCATTGCTGGTGCTGGACCTGGGCCTGCCGCAGCTGGATGGCCGCGACGTGCTGCAGCGCCTGCGTCAGCGCGGCGATGGCCTGGCGGTGCTGGTGGTGACCGCCCGCGACGGCCTGGCCGAGCGCGTGCGCGTGCTCGACCTGGGCGCCGATGACTACCTGGTCAAGCCGTTCGCGCTGGACGAGTTCGAAGCACGCGTGCGTGCGCAGCTGCGGCGGGTCACCAGCAATGGCAACCCAGACCTGCGCATCGGCCGCCTGCGCCTGGACCTGGCCGGGCACCGCGTGTGGATCGACGACCAGTCGCTGGAACTGACCGCGCGCGAGTTCGGCCTGCTGTCGGCACTGGCGGTACGCGCCGAGCGCATCGTGTCGCGCGCGCAACTGGTGGAGGCGCTGTGCGACTGGGGCCAGGACCTCACCGACAACGGCCTGGACATCGCCCTGCACCGCCTGCGCCGCAAGCTGCAGCCCGGCGGCATGGGCATCCGCACCGTGCGCGGGCTGGGCTACATGCTGGAAGACGCGCAGGACGAAAGCACGCCGTGA